A stretch of the Gemmatimonadaceae bacterium genome encodes the following:
- a CDS encoding amidohydrolase family protein: protein MPASRLPHAAVRLVVLALVAACRTAPEAAPDRIVYNGRIWTGDSTRAEASALALRGDRILAVGSDSAIRALATPATRQEDLRGRRVVPGFHDAHWHLPTRRSADLTGAKDPAELVARLQAFAATLPAGTWVLGRGWTPDMFPRNAAHRRYLDAAFPDRAVLLTDRDGHQTLANQVALSRAGVSASTQDPAGGAVGRDPGGAPSGLLQETASALVRTHLPEPTTDEVYAALRYEMHRAAALGLTSLQLANGLDPAEHAAFVRALADDSLLVRFRVAVPFEPGVSDSVLREYRALSTTWSGPLLRAGIAKGMLDGTVDAGTAAMLAPYARGGGQGLPRWTPAELASAVARYDSAGLQVELHAIGDRAIRMALDAFEQRGSRTARHRVEHIEVPDPADIARFAPLGVIASTQAIFAGPDKTALQNYVPMLGAERSARAMPFKAFDDAGAIQAFGSDYPVFPMDPLLGMFIAVTRQMPDGTPEGGWFPQHRLTLEAALRHYTWGSAYAAFRERELGVLTEGMLADFVVLSEEIVGADPRALLRAKPVLTVMGGRDTYRAAPDPGATTAAATTTATSASTAAATWCAALPRAANAAFEVVDTGSDWFTVYRVEPGLFALVESRQFQEAISYLLVGTRRALLFDTGIGLVPMAPVIATLTSLPVTVLNSHTHFDHVGANAEFRDILGMDTPFTRESARGRPHTDLADEVAAGSFCGAPPSGADTAAFRARPFTVTGRVADGDSIDLGGRTVVVLAAPGHTPDAIALHEPARGLLFTGDSYYDSTLWLFSPGTDLAAYERSMARLAALVPGLRRLLPAHNTVTAEPTRLLAVLDGVRTMRTGGGTRTAEGGGRVSVRVGDVTFMIRGE, encoded by the coding sequence ATGCCCGCCTCTCGTCTGCCACACGCTGCCGTCCGCCTGGTGGTGCTCGCCCTGGTGGCGGCATGCCGCACCGCACCCGAGGCCGCGCCGGACCGGATCGTCTACAACGGGCGCATCTGGACCGGTGACTCGACGCGTGCCGAGGCCAGCGCACTGGCCCTGCGCGGTGACCGCATCCTGGCCGTGGGATCGGATTCCGCCATCCGCGCCCTCGCCACACCCGCCACGCGACAGGAGGACCTGCGCGGTCGCCGCGTCGTCCCCGGGTTCCATGACGCGCACTGGCACCTCCCCACGCGCCGCAGCGCCGACCTCACCGGCGCGAAGGATCCCGCCGAACTGGTGGCGCGGCTCCAGGCCTTCGCGGCCACGTTGCCTGCGGGCACCTGGGTCCTGGGTCGCGGCTGGACGCCGGACATGTTCCCACGGAATGCCGCACACCGGCGCTACCTCGACGCGGCCTTCCCCGATCGCGCCGTGCTGTTGACCGATCGCGACGGGCACCAGACACTCGCCAACCAGGTGGCGCTGTCGCGCGCCGGTGTCAGCGCGTCCACGCAGGATCCTGCCGGTGGTGCGGTCGGTCGCGATCCCGGCGGCGCGCCATCGGGATTGCTGCAGGAGACGGCGAGTGCCCTCGTGCGCACGCATCTCCCGGAGCCGACGACCGACGAGGTCTACGCCGCGCTGCGCTACGAGATGCACCGCGCGGCGGCACTCGGCCTGACCTCGCTGCAACTCGCGAACGGACTCGATCCGGCGGAACACGCCGCGTTCGTCCGGGCACTGGCCGACGATTCGCTGCTCGTGCGGTTCCGGGTGGCGGTGCCGTTCGAGCCGGGTGTCAGTGACTCCGTGCTGCGCGAATACCGTGCGCTCTCGACGACCTGGTCGGGGCCACTGCTGCGCGCGGGCATCGCGAAGGGGATGCTGGACGGGACGGTGGATGCCGGCACGGCGGCGATGCTCGCACCGTACGCCCGCGGCGGCGGGCAGGGGCTGCCGCGATGGACACCCGCCGAGCTCGCGAGTGCCGTGGCACGCTACGACAGTGCGGGGCTCCAGGTGGAGCTGCACGCCATCGGTGATCGCGCGATCCGCATGGCCCTCGATGCCTTCGAGCAGCGCGGATCACGCACCGCCCGGCATCGTGTCGAGCATATCGAGGTGCCGGATCCTGCGGACATCGCACGCTTCGCCCCGCTGGGCGTGATCGCGTCCACGCAGGCCATCTTCGCTGGCCCCGACAAGACCGCGCTGCAGAACTACGTGCCGATGCTGGGCGCGGAGCGCAGCGCACGGGCGATGCCGTTCAAGGCGTTCGACGATGCCGGCGCGATCCAGGCCTTCGGGAGCGACTATCCGGTCTTCCCGATGGATCCGCTGCTCGGCATGTTCATCGCCGTCACGCGACAGATGCCGGATGGCACACCCGAGGGCGGCTGGTTCCCGCAGCACCGCCTGACGCTGGAGGCGGCGCTGCGGCACTACACCTGGGGGTCCGCGTACGCCGCGTTCCGGGAGCGCGAACTGGGGGTGCTGACGGAGGGCATGCTGGCGGACTTCGTGGTGCTGTCGGAGGAAATCGTCGGTGCCGACCCGCGCGCGCTGCTGCGTGCGAAGCCGGTGCTGACCGTGATGGGTGGGCGTGACACGTACCGCGCGGCACCGGATCCTGGCGCCACCACCGCCGCCGCCACGACGACCGCGACCTCCGCCTCCACCGCGGCGGCCACGTGGTGTGCCGCGCTGCCGCGCGCGGCCAACGCCGCGTTCGAGGTGGTGGACACGGGCAGCGACTGGTTCACGGTGTACCGCGTGGAGCCCGGCCTGTTCGCGCTGGTGGAGTCACGCCAGTTCCAGGAGGCGATCTCGTACCTGCTCGTGGGCACGCGGCGCGCGCTGCTCTTCGACACCGGGATCGGGCTGGTGCCGATGGCGCCGGTGATCGCGACGCTCACGTCGCTGCCGGTGACGGTGCTGAACTCGCACACGCACTTCGACCATGTCGGGGCGAACGCCGAGTTCCGCGACATACTGGGGATGGACACGCCGTTCACGCGGGAGAGCGCACGCGGGCGTCCACACACCGACCTGGCTGACGAGGTGGCGGCAGGGAGCTTCTGCGGCGCCCCGCCGTCCGGCGCCGACACGGCGGCGTTCCGCGCGCGGCCCTTCACGGTGACGGGTCGTGTGGCGGATGGCGACAGCATCGACCTTGGCGGGCGTACGGTGGTGGTGCTCGCCGCACCCGGGCACACGCCGGATGCCATCGCGCTGCACGAGCCCGCGCGTGGCCTGCTGTTCACTGGCGACTCGTACTACGACTCCACACTCTGGCTCTTCTCGCCAGGCACCGACCTGGCCGCGTACGAGCGCTCGATGGCGCGGCTCGCGGCACTGGTGCCGGGGCTGCGCCGGTTGCTGCCGGCGCACAACACCGTCACAGCCGAGCCGACGCGGTTGCTGGCGGTGCTGGATGGCGTGCGGACGATGCGTACGGGTGGCGGCACGCGGACGGCGGAAGGCGGGGGACGCGTGTCGGTGCGTGTGGGCGATGTGACGTTCATGATCAGGGGCGAGTAG